A portion of the Clostridium gelidum genome contains these proteins:
- a CDS encoding TM1266 family iron-only hydrogenase system putative regulator, with translation MDTRIAVIGIIVEDTNVTERLNTILHEYGQYIIGRMGIPYREKDISIISVVIDATNDVISSLSGKLGMIEGISVKAVYSKTGK, from the coding sequence ATGGATACAAGAATTGCGGTAATTGGTATTATAGTAGAAGACACCAATGTTACAGAAAGATTAAATACTATTTTGCATGAATATGGACAATATATTATCGGCAGAATGGGAATACCTTATAGAGAAAAGGATATCAGTATTATAAGCGTAGTGATAGATGCTACTAATGATGTTATAAGCTCATTATCTGGAAAACTAGGTATGATTGAAGGAATAAGTGTTAAAGCAGTTTATTCAAAAACTGGAAAATAG